The genomic interval GTACTCGGGTGGACACGGGGCGGCTGTCGGGTCTCGCTTCGGGGCGCGAGGCTCAGGCAGGGGCCCTCAGAAGGCGCACATTCGACACATACAACGAGCACCGGGCGTCATCGTCGCCTCGGTCGCAAGGGTGCGGCTGCTCGTCGTGGTCATGCGATGAGTAAACCAGACATGAGTACGTGCCGATCATTCGTGTCCGAATAGCGGACGTCGGCGTCTCACTATGAGTACGCGTCAGTCCGCCGCGGTGATCTCCACGCCGTCGTGCGTGGCCAGGGCGGACACTGCCGAGAGGTCCCTCACGACAATGTCCGCCACCAGCTCGGAGCGGTCGTGCGTTGTGGCCAACGCCACGGTCTTCATGCCCGCCGCGCGCCCCGCCTGAAGTCCGGCGGGAGCGTCCTCGAAGACGACGCAGCGCGCCGGGTCCACGCCGAGCGTGCGGGCCGGCAGCGATACGGGCCACCGCGCCCGGCACCACATCGGCGGGCAGCAGATCGGCGGCGATTTCCGCGGTGGGGCGGCCGTGCAGCTCGATTTCGTGGTGCCCGACCCTGCGCCCCGTCGCTCACCTCTCTCGTAATACGCTCGTCGTCATGCTTGACGCCCTGACGGTCGCGGTCTCCGCGGCCGCGCTCGTACTCGCCGCGTGGTGCGGTTACGCCGCCTTCCGCGATCAGCCCACCAAGGACTGGCACTTCATCGGCATGGCCGTGGTGTCGCTGCTCGTGCTCGCCCAGTTGGTGGTCGGCATCGTGCAGCTGTCGCGCGGCGAGAAGCCGGACCAGGGTGCGGTGATCTTCGTCTCGTACCTGGTCGGGGCACTGACGGCGGTGCCCGCGGCCGGTTTTCTGTCGCTGGCCGAGCGGAGCCGCTGGGGCTCGGTGACGGTCTCGGCCGGTGCGGTCGTGCTGGCTGTGCTCGAAGTGCGGCTGCACGACATCTGGGGAGGCTGACGATGGCCGGTTCCGTCGCCGGGAAGCAGGGCCGTACCCGGCTGGTCAAGGGGCCCGGTCTGCTGCTGGTCTGGCTGTACGGCGTGATGTCGGTCGGCGCGGTCTCCCGCTCGATCTACCAGATCGCCACGGAGTTCGACCGCGCGCCGCTGGCGTACGCACTGTCCGCTGTCGCGGCCGTGGTCTACGCGTTCATCACGTACACGCTCGTGCGGGGAGGGGAGACGGCGCGCAGAGCGGCGCTGGTGTGCTGTGCGGTGGAGCTTGCCGGCGTGGTCGTTGTCGGGACGTGGACGGTGATCGAGCCGTCCGCTTTTCCGGATGCGACGGTCTGGTCGGCGTTCGGGAAGGGCTACCTGTTCATCCCGGTGCTGCTGCCGGTCACGGGCATTCTGTGGCTCCGCCGACGCCGGACGAGCTGACTTCCAGCCCGTCCGGCGAAGGGGATCCCCCTACGCGCTTGCTACGTACGCCTGCACCGCGGTCTCCTTCTGGAGGGTGACCAGGTTGAAGCCCGGGCCGATCTCCTCCGTGGCGACCGGCGCGTAACCGTGGCTGCGGTACAGCCGCAGATTGCCCTCGCTGCGGTGGCCGGTGAAGAGCTGGAAGCGCTTCGCGGCCGGCTCCCCCGCGAAGTGCTCCTCGATCGCGGCGAGCAGCCGGCCGCCGAGGCCGTGCCGCTGCATCCGGGGATGGACGATGAGCTTCGCGATCCGCGCGGTCCCCGCCTCGTCGACCGCGGCCCGCACCGAGGCGACCACCTCGTCACCGAGCCGCGCCACGAGCGCGTGGCCGCGGCCGAGTTCGGCCCGCAGGTCGTCGAGCGACTGTGTGAGGGGCTCGATGGTGTAGTCGCCGTAGAGCTCGGCCTCACTCTGATAGCACAGGTACTGCAGTTTGAGGATGTGCTCGGCATCCTGCGCCGTTGCCGCTGAGATGGTCACGCTCATGCCCATGTGTGCATGCCTCCCGCTCGCCTGTTACGCCGGTTGCTTACCGCTCCTTTCCCCTTTGCCCAGGAGCTGCAACCTCCGCCGCCAGCATTCTGCGCAGGCATCCCAGGCAACGGGAACGCATGGGCCCCAAACTCCCTTGTGACATTCCCAACGCCCCTGCGATTTCGCGGTAGGTGGGGTCGGTCGGCGACAACATCGCAGCCAGGAGTCCCGGGCACCGGCCGGGCAGCCTGCGGACCGCGTCGCGCAGAGTGCGTCGCCACTCTTCGGTGAGCGCCGCACGTTCCGGGCAGGCGGCGTCCCCCGTGGCGGCCTGCGGGGCGGGGTGCGGCAGTTCGCGCCACGTCCTTCGCCGGGCCAGGCGCGCTTCTGCCTGTACGGCGCGGCGCAGCCAGCCCGCGGGGTCGGCCGGCGGTCCCTCCCCGTCCAGGAGTTCCAACAGCCTCAGCCATACGGCCTGTTCGAGGTCGCCCGGATCGACTCCCTCACCGGCTGCCTCGGCCCTCGCCTCGGCGGCGAGGAGTGGGCGCAGCGCTCTGAAGAGGTCGGAGGCGGTCCTGGACGGGGCGGTGGGTACGGAGATGGTCATGCCACGCGGGACGTGGCGCCGGCGGCCGGCGGTTGCCGCGCGACGCCACAGTCACCCGTCCGTGGTCATCTCTTCGCGAAGGTCACGGCCTCGCGAAGGTCACGGCCTCGCGAAGGTCACCGGCTCGCCAAGGTCACCGCTTCGCGAAGTCGGCGGCCGCCAGCAGCGCGGTGTCCGGGTTGTCGGAGAAGATCCCGTCGATGCCCTGCTCGAAGTACGCCTTGAAGGCGCCGAAGGCGTCCCCGTACGCCGCCGGGTCCGTGCCGCGCCTGAAGTCGGCGGGCAGGAAGGTGTTCTCGTTGCGCAGGGTGTACGGGTGGAGGATCAGCCCCTTCGCGTGCGCGTCCCGTACGAGCGTGGTCGGCTTGCCCAGCTTGCCCGCCGCGTCCTTGGGAATGATCAGGTCCGCCAGCGGGCCGATGCCCTGGGCGAACGACGCGATCCACTTCAGGCCCTCGGGCGTGATCAGATCGGCGACCGTGCGCGGGTCGCCCGACTCCTTGAAGTCCCAGGGGCGGTCG from Streptomyces spiramyceticus carries:
- a CDS encoding GNAT family N-acetyltransferase, with amino-acid sequence MGMSVTISAATAQDAEHILKLQYLCYQSEAELYGDYTIEPLTQSLDDLRAELGRGHALVARLGDEVVASVRAAVDEAGTARIAKLIVHPRMQRHGLGGRLLAAIEEHFAGEPAAKRFQLFTGHRSEGNLRLYRSHGYAPVATEEIGPGFNLVTLQKETAVQAYVASA
- a CDS encoding sigma-70 family RNA polymerase sigma factor — encoded protein: MTISVPTAPSRTASDLFRALRPLLAAEARAEAAGEGVDPGDLEQAVWLRLLELLDGEGPPADPAGWLRRAVQAEARLARRRTWRELPHPAPQAATGDAACPERAALTEEWRRTLRDAVRRLPGRCPGLLAAMLSPTDPTYREIAGALGMSQGSLGPMRSRCLGCLRRMLAAEVAAPGQRGKER